The proteins below come from a single Novipirellula artificiosorum genomic window:
- a CDS encoding polysaccharide biosynthesis tyrosine autokinase, whose translation MNDHKATSGHAGRIAPPPLPTAVPSKSIAATSSAGQFDPWLIWHTFRRCWPWALPIGIILAGAAALAVQRTFVPEYRAQHLLEANEDYVVFQGVMPMVKDLARTETSLFFNPIVLDPVLADPENRMAPSLSDPESAEQSLQRNLSVASGGTSTRLVVSYKDTDPEAAALVCNAVVESYLRQRDSFDSTRVSNLERWLEPEIQRWEREVSDRQRVVQSLSEQTLGYSPGERVSTLEDSSSFSLMTRLRQQIAELNVEISVLDAQQAMKDSGVLVSGDPMSDSLVIPEPSEGEIASWVNADTDVVEAKSMIQRYKSIAMNMEDSDLVRIQGEYYRETLDKVKKWEQTLEESRQAARVVALEKLNELAKDQLERSRIEAKLQQQLGAQDRVASKQQTRQQLQMKLDVLNKQYEEERIRMEQFGGATAELQFAQEELAVANDVLKKLRDRVAAIRTERRQDGAVRTLAAATPPRTPIESLPVKQMAVFGGGALMIPFLLGLLWELRVRRVTDSSMCTSLAVVGEVSRLPSGPQSSRSRRVFEESIDSLRSNLFLSTEWKDTRTIAVVSSVSGEGKSSVASQLALSIAKATGNTVLLVDADLRCPDQHRLFGLEMGPGLSAVLSGKAKLSDATDKSLGDLVHLLPAGPLSSSPHRLINPDTMRAFISQALKQYKFVVVDTAPVLSAGESLAVAASVDSTLLCVMRDLSRVETVQLTTRRLQAAGATLTGTVFSGVTARQYAYRYGDYHYAVSSSEAH comes from the coding sequence ATGAACGATCATAAAGCAACCAGTGGACATGCGGGGCGAATCGCTCCTCCACCCCTTCCCACGGCGGTGCCCAGCAAGTCGATCGCGGCGACGAGTTCCGCCGGACAATTTGATCCGTGGTTAATTTGGCACACCTTTCGCCGATGTTGGCCGTGGGCGCTACCTATCGGAATCATCTTGGCGGGCGCTGCCGCGCTGGCTGTCCAACGAACGTTTGTTCCCGAATACCGCGCCCAACATCTGCTCGAAGCCAATGAAGACTACGTGGTATTTCAAGGCGTCATGCCGATGGTGAAAGATCTTGCAAGGACGGAAACGTCTCTGTTTTTCAATCCCATCGTACTCGATCCGGTACTGGCCGATCCTGAGAATCGCATGGCACCCAGTCTTTCGGATCCCGAATCGGCAGAGCAGTCCTTGCAGCGAAATTTAAGCGTCGCCAGCGGCGGGACTTCCACACGCTTGGTCGTCAGCTACAAGGATACCGACCCCGAGGCGGCGGCGCTCGTCTGTAACGCGGTCGTGGAGTCCTATTTGCGGCAGCGTGATTCGTTTGACAGCACCCGTGTCAGTAACCTGGAACGCTGGCTCGAGCCAGAAATCCAGCGTTGGGAACGTGAGGTCAGCGACCGGCAGCGAGTGGTCCAGAGTCTGAGTGAGCAAACGTTGGGCTATTCGCCTGGCGAACGGGTTTCGACGCTGGAAGATTCGAGCAGTTTCTCCTTGATGACACGACTGCGGCAACAAATCGCCGAACTAAATGTTGAGATTTCGGTCCTCGATGCTCAGCAGGCGATGAAGGACAGTGGGGTTTTGGTCTCAGGCGATCCAATGTCGGACTCGTTGGTCATACCGGAACCAAGTGAAGGCGAGATCGCAAGCTGGGTGAATGCAGACACAGACGTTGTTGAAGCCAAAAGCATGATTCAGCGCTACAAGTCGATTGCGATGAACATGGAAGATAGCGATTTAGTTCGAATCCAAGGGGAATACTATCGCGAAACATTGGATAAAGTAAAAAAATGGGAACAGACGCTCGAGGAATCGCGGCAAGCCGCTCGTGTCGTCGCCCTAGAAAAGCTAAATGAACTGGCCAAGGATCAATTGGAAAGAAGCCGTATCGAGGCGAAGTTGCAGCAGCAGCTCGGTGCACAAGATCGCGTTGCGAGCAAACAGCAAACACGTCAACAGCTCCAAATGAAGTTGGATGTTCTGAACAAGCAATACGAAGAAGAACGGATCCGCATGGAACAGTTTGGCGGTGCGACTGCCGAATTGCAATTTGCTCAAGAAGAGTTAGCGGTCGCCAATGATGTGCTGAAAAAGCTTCGCGATCGAGTGGCTGCGATTCGGACCGAGCGAAGGCAAGATGGGGCGGTCCGTACTCTCGCCGCCGCAACGCCGCCACGAACTCCCATTGAATCGTTGCCGGTGAAGCAGATGGCGGTTTTCGGCGGTGGCGCCCTGATGATCCCATTCCTGTTAGGCCTGTTGTGGGAATTGAGAGTTCGGCGTGTAACCGACAGTTCAATGTGTACGTCGCTTGCTGTCGTTGGCGAGGTTTCCCGATTACCGTCGGGGCCTCAGTCGTCGCGAAGTCGACGCGTGTTCGAGGAGAGTATCGATTCGCTTCGATCCAATTTGTTTTTATCGACCGAATGGAAAGACACGCGGACGATCGCGGTCGTCAGCAGTGTGTCGGGGGAAGGGAAGAGCAGTGTGGCGTCACAGTTGGCTCTATCGATTGCCAAAGCAACCGGCAATACGGTGTTGTTAGTGGACGCCGACTTGCGTTGCCCTGACCAGCATCGATTGTTCGGCTTGGAAATGGGCCCTGGTTTGTCCGCCGTTCTTTCGGGCAAGGCAAAGTTATCGGATGCCACTGACAAATCCCTCGGAGACCTCGTGCATCTGTTGCCTGCTGGGCCGCTAAGTTCCAGCCCACACCGATTGATCAATCCCGACACGATGCGTGCCTTCATCAGTCAAGCATTGAAGCAGTACAAATTTGTCGTCGTCGATACCGCACCGGTCCTTTCGGCAGGCGAGTCCTTAGCGGTTGCTGCGTCCGTCGATTCGACCTTGTTATGTGTCATGCGTGACCTCAGCCGAGTTGAAACCGTTCAACTGACCACACGGCGGTTGCAGGCGGCGGGAGCCACGTTGACAGGGACCGTTTTTAGTGGTGTTACCGCACGGCAATATGCCTACCGTTACGGCGACTATCACTATGCCGTAAGCAGCAGCGAGGCTCATTGA